Proteins encoded in a region of the Catalinimonas alkaloidigena genome:
- a CDS encoding LVIVD repeat-containing protein, translated as MQKFTLFLLALLVLAGCDNFSSGDADFGTTDGVGGSTARFAISGNYLYTVDDQTLRLFNIQDPNNPLFEKVVPIGTNIETIFPKGNQLFIGSSVGMHIYDISQPADPRWLSTYEHVFSCDPVVADERYAYVTLSSDRTMCGWGLNQLDIIDIENPAMPTLVQSYDMTAPKGLGVTDSLLFVCDDGLKVFGKKDVTRLHQLQHFRIEAHDLIPLDGTLMVIGSDALYQYRYEGDSLQLLSKLDIAI; from the coding sequence ATGCAAAAGTTTACCCTCTTTCTACTGGCACTCCTGGTGCTGGCCGGTTGTGATAATTTTTCGAGCGGCGATGCCGATTTCGGTACGACCGATGGCGTGGGCGGCTCGACGGCCCGATTTGCCATCAGCGGCAATTACCTGTACACGGTCGACGACCAGACGTTGCGGCTGTTCAACATTCAGGACCCCAACAACCCGCTGTTCGAGAAGGTTGTGCCCATCGGTACCAACATCGAAACGATTTTTCCGAAGGGCAACCAACTGTTTATCGGGTCGAGTGTGGGAATGCACATCTACGACATCAGCCAGCCGGCCGATCCGCGGTGGCTTTCTACGTACGAGCACGTGTTCAGCTGCGATCCGGTGGTGGCCGACGAACGCTACGCGTACGTGACGCTCAGCTCAGACCGCACCATGTGTGGCTGGGGACTGAATCAGCTGGACATCATTGACATCGAAAATCCGGCGATGCCGACGCTGGTGCAGTCGTACGACATGACGGCTCCGAAAGGCTTGGGCGTGACCGACAGTCTTTTGTTCGTGTGCGACGACGGACTGAAAGTATTCGGCAAAAAAGACGTGACGCGCTTGCACCAGCTCCAGCACTTCCGGATCGAGGCGCACGACCTGATTCCGCTGGACGGCACACTGATGGTGATCGGGTCCGACGCGCTGTACCAGTACCGTTATGAGGGCGATTCGCTGCAACTACTCAGCAAGCTCGACATCGCCATATGA
- a CDS encoding c-type cytochrome: MRLIFKRKRRKRGRALQRFRHHPSPNRKPGMQRYRELRDAEGNMEWVDPQPLENYLVTVDLALLDFLPEGFAEEVQNGLPFRGHTVATSDLIDSLYYSLSVHESVKADPRVDTRVNEPYDGDPMSMDTLVLAATYNPYCGIDPARIKAIRSSEFQRTFLATREFEARLQWLFQACSSQAFDYYVHHLDEPLWKADREASQLVSGRLKERFEAFAEQRLTNVKDGAQYAQALQGFYEKRLKAVKAELEAAWEKVQTQRAAQHKADQQIVDQYKALLFKRETYRMETYGFTMTEAGWVNIDRGTLEKDWTSGTLEVRVANAADFERVYAYVVYPSIRSLFRLNPESKERFYVGDATTHEMLMPRRAPALVVTIGYRNGDSTHTLTRFRTLEETELSVVLDPTHPRSLADDLAPYANYLPENSIQEDLRWMKKLDEIEQRQQVRCAERRWLHELHTIAYPCRVSILIEQEAFRGDTVANQEICDQDFGEALFTSECRGCHSVTGQSPVGPALAGVTQRRSPEWLMKFIRHPQATIEGGDPEAVALYERYRQYMPNASYLTRSQIRAILAYVEK; encoded by the coding sequence ATGCGACTTATCTTCAAAAGGAAACGCCGGAAACGTGGGCGTGCGTTGCAACGCTTCCGGCACCACCCATCCCCCAACCGGAAGCCAGGCATGCAACGCTACCGGGAGCTGCGCGATGCCGAAGGCAACATGGAGTGGGTCGATCCGCAGCCGCTGGAGAATTACCTCGTAACGGTCGATCTGGCCCTTCTCGATTTCCTGCCCGAAGGGTTTGCCGAAGAGGTGCAGAACGGTTTGCCTTTTCGGGGGCACACGGTCGCGACCTCCGACCTGATCGACAGTTTGTACTACAGCCTGTCGGTGCACGAATCGGTGAAGGCCGACCCGCGGGTCGATACCCGTGTAAACGAACCCTACGATGGCGATCCGATGTCAATGGATACGCTCGTTTTAGCGGCTACTTACAACCCGTACTGTGGCATCGATCCGGCGCGGATCAAAGCCATCCGTTCGTCCGAATTTCAACGCACCTTCCTCGCTACCCGCGAGTTTGAGGCGCGGCTGCAGTGGTTGTTTCAGGCGTGTTCGTCCCAAGCCTTCGATTACTATGTCCACCACCTGGACGAGCCTCTGTGGAAAGCGGACCGGGAAGCCAGCCAGTTGGTGTCAGGTAGGTTAAAAGAGCGGTTTGAAGCCTTTGCCGAACAGCGCCTTACCAATGTGAAAGACGGTGCGCAGTACGCGCAGGCCCTGCAAGGGTTTTACGAAAAGCGATTGAAAGCTGTAAAAGCTGAATTGGAAGCCGCCTGGGAGAAGGTGCAGACCCAGCGGGCGGCACAACACAAGGCCGATCAGCAGATCGTCGATCAGTACAAAGCGTTGCTGTTCAAACGGGAGACGTACCGAATGGAAACCTACGGCTTTACAATGACGGAAGCGGGCTGGGTGAACATAGACCGAGGAACGCTGGAGAAAGACTGGACTTCCGGTACACTGGAAGTTCGGGTGGCAAATGCCGCGGATTTCGAGCGGGTGTATGCCTACGTCGTCTATCCCTCCATCCGCAGCCTCTTCCGGTTGAATCCGGAAAGTAAAGAGCGTTTCTACGTAGGAGACGCCACAACGCACGAAATGCTGATGCCGCGTCGGGCCCCGGCGCTGGTCGTGACAATCGGGTACCGGAACGGCGACTCGACGCACACCCTCACGCGCTTCCGAACGCTGGAGGAAACGGAGCTTTCCGTGGTGCTGGACCCTACCCATCCCCGTTCTCTGGCGGACGACCTGGCTCCCTACGCAAACTACCTTCCCGAAAATTCGATTCAGGAAGACCTGCGTTGGATGAAAAAACTGGACGAGATCGAGCAACGGCAACAGGTCCGATGTGCGGAACGGCGGTGGCTGCACGAACTTCACACCATTGCCTACCCCTGTCGCGTGTCAATTCTTATCGAACAAGAAGCCTTTCGGGGAGATACAGTCGCCAACCAGGAGATTTGCGACCAAGACTTTGGTGAGGCGTTGTTTACTTCTGAGTGCCGTGGGTGCCACAGCGTTACCGGACAATCGCCGGTAGGCCCTGCCTTGGCAGGTGTCACGCAACGCCGTTCTCCGGAATGGCTGATGAAGTTTATCCGGCATCCGCAGGCCACCATCGAAGGCGGTGATCCGGAAGCGGTCGCGCTCTACGAGCGGTACAGACAGTACATGCCCAATGCGTCGTACCTCACCCGCAGTCAGATCCGAGCCATTTTGGCGTACGTCGAAAAGTAA
- a CDS encoding VRR-NUC domain-containing protein: MARPTEIELPPRYYLEYFEYVLRFVQEQYQSTLSTDEFLFLERFAALSEDARCLFVRMANRRGLFFRPDRFEYAEIDHLPDALAALLDAGFAERLHPDHAPDATELLCIFTRGELVDLIRCLLPEAAGLSKLKKPELVAFMVEEISFEEIVACLNEQETLVRQGYVETVEMVKFCFFGTLDADMSQFVVRDIGHAKLENMEGKKFTPFFRSRRDMEDKLAISRAYQHFRYIRDTDPPELVFDWLMRWSSHHRELSAAAQPLFDRMALKTAALLERAPLPELALQTYRLTEKAPSRERQARLLHKLDRTEEAQHLCDAIKAQPQNAEERFFAIDFCNRLAKKKGAVKATTDTLRQAEAVEISPAFRYQVEQGVIEHFRAQGKQAAHSENYLWRGFFGLALWDVLFDDEADALHNPLQRAPSDLFKPDFLENRRARIEAELQFLDRKRHAKKLLSERYAEKEGMLVPLVGWHETLLPLVLACLQKLKPKQLKAIFLEMARDLKENGRGFPDLFVWDGKGYEFIEVKSPTDQLSAQQLHWLHFFEEIGVKARVLRVVWGEEA, from the coding sequence ATGGCCCGACCTACGGAAATCGAACTTCCGCCCCGTTATTACCTCGAGTATTTTGAGTACGTGCTGCGCTTTGTGCAGGAGCAGTACCAGTCTACGCTTTCGACCGACGAATTTCTGTTTCTGGAGCGGTTCGCCGCCCTTTCGGAAGACGCGCGTTGTCTGTTTGTGCGGATGGCCAACCGCCGCGGCCTCTTTTTCCGGCCCGATCGCTTCGAATACGCCGAGATCGACCACTTGCCCGACGCGCTGGCTGCGCTACTGGACGCCGGCTTTGCCGAACGCCTGCACCCGGACCACGCCCCCGATGCCACCGAATTGCTCTGCATTTTTACCCGCGGCGAACTGGTCGACCTGATTCGCTGTCTGCTGCCCGAAGCCGCTGGGCTCAGCAAGCTGAAGAAGCCGGAACTGGTGGCGTTTATGGTGGAGGAAATCTCCTTCGAGGAGATTGTCGCCTGCCTGAACGAACAGGAGACGCTGGTGCGGCAGGGCTACGTGGAGACGGTCGAGATGGTCAAGTTCTGCTTTTTCGGGACGCTCGACGCCGACATGTCGCAGTTTGTGGTGCGCGACATCGGTCACGCCAAGCTGGAAAACATGGAGGGCAAAAAGTTTACGCCCTTTTTCCGGTCGCGCCGCGACATGGAAGACAAACTGGCCATTTCGCGGGCATACCAGCATTTCCGCTACATCCGCGATACCGATCCGCCCGAACTGGTATTCGACTGGCTGATGCGCTGGAGCAGCCACCACCGGGAGTTGAGCGCCGCCGCCCAGCCGCTGTTCGACCGCATGGCACTGAAAACCGCTGCCCTGCTGGAGCGTGCCCCCCTGCCCGAGCTGGCGTTGCAAACCTATCGCCTAACGGAGAAGGCGCCGTCGCGCGAGCGGCAGGCCCGCCTGCTGCACAAACTGGACCGGACCGAAGAAGCACAGCACCTGTGTGATGCGATCAAGGCACAACCGCAAAACGCGGAAGAACGCTTTTTTGCGATCGATTTCTGCAACCGGCTCGCCAAAAAGAAAGGGGCCGTCAAGGCCACCACCGATACCCTCCGGCAGGCCGAAGCGGTCGAAATTTCGCCCGCGTTCCGTTACCAGGTGGAACAGGGCGTGATCGAACACTTCCGGGCGCAGGGAAAACAGGCCGCTCATTCGGAAAATTACCTCTGGCGGGGCTTCTTCGGGCTGGCGCTGTGGGACGTGCTGTTCGACGATGAGGCCGACGCCCTGCACAATCCGCTGCAACGCGCCCCCTCCGATCTGTTCAAACCCGATTTCCTGGAAAACCGCCGCGCCCGCATCGAAGCAGAATTGCAGTTCCTGGACCGCAAACGCCATGCAAAAAAGCTCCTCTCCGAACGCTACGCCGAAAAAGAGGGTATGCTGGTGCCGCTTGTCGGCTGGCACGAGACGCTGCTGCCGCTGGTGCTGGCCTGCCTGCAAAAGCTGAAGCCGAAACAACTGAAAGCAATCTTCCTGGAGATGGCCCGCGACCTGAAGGAAAACGGACGCGGCTTTCCCGATCTGTTCGTCTGGGACGGAAAAGGCTACGAGTTCATCGAAGTGAAATCGCCTACCGATCAGCTATCGGCGCAGCAACTGCACTGGCTCCACTTTTTCGAAGAAATCGGCGTGAAGGCGCGCGTCCTGCGGGTGGTGTGGGGCGAAGAAGCATAA
- a CDS encoding SDR family oxidoreductase, giving the protein MILITGASGRVSSRLAELLSEQKQPLRLMTRHPHHLSTHVQGEIIQGDYQDPTSLTMAFAGIERAFVVSGHAAPGERAKLHRNAFEAAAQAGVKHVIYLSFQGASPTSKFPLGRDHAESEAYLKATGVPHTILRDSMYLDMLPELFNEEGVLRAPAGDGAAAFVSREDVSRVAAAVLLDPPLSSATYDVTGPEPVTLQEAAGRLSVLVGRELRYEDESLEQAQAWRRNLASELWEVDVWTGSYEALAAGELAHVTDTVLNWTKQPPAHLESYFNAHPHLLDPLRK; this is encoded by the coding sequence ATGATTCTCATCACAGGAGCCTCCGGACGCGTCAGTAGCCGGCTTGCCGAATTGTTATCGGAACAGAAGCAGCCGTTGCGCCTGATGACGCGGCATCCCCACCACCTTTCTACCCACGTGCAAGGCGAAATTATACAGGGCGATTACCAGGACCCCACCAGCCTGACCATGGCGTTTGCCGGCATCGAACGCGCGTTTGTGGTGTCAGGCCATGCCGCGCCCGGCGAGCGGGCTAAACTCCACCGCAACGCGTTTGAGGCGGCGGCCCAGGCCGGGGTAAAACACGTGATTTACCTATCGTTCCAGGGCGCTTCGCCCACGTCTAAATTTCCCCTCGGGCGCGACCATGCCGAGTCGGAAGCCTACCTGAAAGCCACCGGCGTGCCGCATACCATCCTGCGCGACAGCATGTACCTCGACATGTTGCCCGAACTGTTCAACGAAGAGGGGGTGTTGCGTGCCCCGGCGGGCGACGGTGCCGCGGCCTTTGTCTCGCGCGAAGACGTGAGTCGGGTGGCGGCGGCCGTGTTGCTGGATCCGCCTCTGAGCAGCGCTACGTACGACGTCACTGGGCCGGAACCCGTCACCTTGCAGGAAGCCGCGGGGCGTTTGTCCGTGCTGGTGGGGCGCGAGCTGCGGTACGAAGACGAATCGCTCGAACAGGCCCAAGCCTGGCGGCGGAATCTGGCCTCCGAACTCTGGGAAGTAGACGTCTGGACCGGCTCTTATGAAGCCCTCGCCGCGGGCGAACTGGCGCACGTGACCGATACAGTATTGAACTGGACCAAACAGCCACCGGCCCACCTGGAAAGCTACTTCAACGCACATCCGCACTTGCTGGACCCTTTGCGGAAGTAG
- a CDS encoding NAD(P)/FAD-dependent oxidoreductase — translation MKQDLEVVIIGGSYAGLSAAMTLGRALRRTLVIDAGEPCNRQTPHSHNFLTRDGATPAELATAARQQATAYPSVSFRHDRVVAASKAEAGFEITTQQGERITAQKVVLATGIKDQILPLPGFAECWGISVIHCPYCHGYEVHGRRIGLLANGDRGFDMARLIQHWNPALTLFTNGPATLTAEQQAQLRQWGVDLVETPLVALDHRNGYLQQIRLHDGTTFALTALYAQVPFSLPTHLTDGLGCTLTDLGLIQTGPGGGTSVPGLYAAGDVTTPFRSVAMAGASGNLAGAFINHELIHEKWQ, via the coding sequence ATGAAACAAGATTTGGAAGTCGTGATCATTGGCGGTAGTTATGCCGGACTGAGTGCCGCCATGACGCTAGGACGGGCGTTGCGCCGCACGTTGGTGATCGATGCGGGCGAGCCCTGCAACCGCCAGACGCCCCATTCCCACAATTTTCTGACCCGCGACGGCGCTACTCCCGCCGAACTGGCCACCGCCGCCCGCCAGCAGGCCACCGCCTATCCGTCCGTCTCGTTCCGCCACGATCGGGTCGTAGCCGCTTCGAAAGCGGAAGCGGGCTTCGAAATAACTACCCAGCAGGGCGAACGCATCACCGCGCAAAAGGTAGTGCTGGCTACGGGAATTAAGGATCAGATACTGCCCCTGCCGGGCTTTGCCGAATGCTGGGGCATCTCCGTCATCCACTGCCCGTACTGTCACGGATACGAAGTCCACGGCCGCAGGATCGGCCTCCTGGCGAATGGCGATCGCGGGTTCGACATGGCACGCCTGATTCAGCACTGGAATCCCGCCCTAACCTTGTTTACCAACGGTCCGGCCACCTTAACGGCCGAGCAACAGGCGCAACTGCGTCAGTGGGGCGTAGACCTGGTGGAGACGCCACTGGTCGCACTCGACCACCGCAACGGGTACCTGCAACAGATCCGCCTGCACGACGGTACCACCTTCGCGCTGACAGCGCTTTATGCGCAGGTCCCCTTCTCGCTGCCGACGCACCTGACGGATGGGTTGGGGTGTACCTTAACGGACCTGGGCTTAATCCAGACGGGGCCGGGGGGAGGCACCTCTGTGCCAGGCCTCTATGCCGCTGGCGATGTTACCACTCCGTTTCGTTCGGTGGCGATGGCGGGTGCTTCCGGCAACCTGGCGGGCGCGTTCATCAACCACGAGTTGATTCATGAAAAATGGCAATAA
- a CDS encoding T9SS type A sorting domain-containing protein, which translates to MLTQVRSRLGAFLVLAGLSSVSLAQTPVFINEIHYDNVGTDTGEAIEIAGPAGTDLTGWSLVLYNGSNNQPYTTSALSGTLADAGSGYGFAVVTYPSNGIQNGDPDGVALVNSAGAVIQFLSYDGTMTAATGPAQGLTSIDIGVGESNATTTGFSLQLTGSGSSYEDFTWADAQANTFGAVNAGQTFGGGPVGPADPVINEFSASTTGTDVEYIEILGDPNADYSDLTVLEIEGDTPAQGTIDGIFPLGTTDANGYFLLNLPANELENGTLTLLLVRNFADTLGADLDADNDGVLDVTPWTDLVDGIAVNDGGAGDQTYAVTLNVGYDGLSFAPGGASRLPNGTDTDQTSDWTRNDFDLAGIDGYEGSPVPGEAYNTPGAPNQAVAAPLPAIVINELDVDQDGTDAAEFIELYDGGVGNTALNGLVLVLFNGNGDEAYGAIALDGYTTDAEGYFVVGSANVANVDLVAFTTNGLQNGADAVALYQGDAAAITTVTTDGLIDAVVYGTSDADDEGLLALLNAGQPQADENANGQAISESLQRLPNGSGGQRNTDTFGAAAPTPGTENGGDGGPVEPQPGLITIAEARNAADDAVVTIQGILTVADEFGGPAYIQDSTGGIAVFDAALHGGTYQIGDEVKLTGALDTYNGLREVVSVTHDSLVSTGNSVTPAAITVAQLAAYEGQLVTLQNVSFPNPGDLFWPNSNFVITDATGSGELRIDADVEGIAGKAQPETCEVTGVIGQFNGTPQLLPRLAGDLPCAEDFVPPTGDTDLPLAQTLDVVTWNVEWFGSPSQGPTNETLQADNVKRVLDSLDADVYALEEISDSALLQQVVDQLPGYALAIQTGYVSYPPNEPRESQKLAFIYKTETVSPVRTQPLLDWQHPYYNGGDDSYLTDYPADDRTRFFASGRLPFLMVADVTIDGSTERIYFVGLHARANGSDAQLTYDMRKYDVERLKAVLDTLGGGTANVMLLGDYNDDVDETVANISSTVTSYAAYVQDDSLNPGADGNYYAVLTSSLSDAGFRTYVSYENVIDHITVTDELTDNYIANSATVHYEVFAGNSVIPNYASTTSDHMPVSVRLVLEKAPALTLGSCVYTVEDFPGAATITALDSVTYWDFFQRRGSYTVGVATGVRTDGQAGAWEIHNDCSIKPLRKSGSKQNTSLLPDVLGAKRKDGWHYEPYAISDDGEYILANAINTDGYTIGRWRGVAPGATLPVKFRIGGPLLGRVFILLGTVDCDDLAMEWTDGRYLLTGCDASEEVPTRVIASVPVQTAQTHLYPNPARQSITVQFAESLQSNATLRVVDALGRLYAERTVEAGQVEYQEQLSNLPSGIYFMQVQTAEGVQNLRFVKQ; encoded by the coding sequence ATGCTTACACAAGTACGAAGTAGGCTAGGAGCCTTCCTGGTCCTGGCTGGCCTTTCTTCTGTCTCGTTGGCACAAACGCCGGTGTTTATCAACGAAATACACTACGACAACGTTGGTACCGATACCGGCGAGGCCATCGAAATTGCCGGCCCGGCTGGCACCGATCTGACGGGTTGGAGTCTGGTGCTCTACAACGGGAGCAACAACCAGCCGTACACCACCTCGGCCCTGAGCGGTACCTTGGCGGATGCCGGAAGCGGCTATGGCTTTGCGGTGGTCACTTATCCCTCAAACGGTATTCAGAATGGCGACCCCGATGGCGTTGCGCTGGTGAACAGCGCCGGAGCGGTCATCCAGTTTTTGAGCTACGACGGCACCATGACGGCCGCCACAGGTCCGGCCCAGGGCCTGACCAGCATCGACATCGGGGTAGGAGAGTCGAACGCGACGACTACCGGTTTTTCGCTGCAACTGACCGGTTCCGGAAGTAGCTACGAGGACTTCACCTGGGCCGACGCGCAAGCCAACACGTTCGGGGCAGTCAATGCCGGGCAGACGTTCGGTGGTGGGCCTGTAGGGCCGGCCGATCCGGTCATCAACGAATTTTCGGCCAGTACGACGGGGACCGATGTGGAATACATCGAAATCCTGGGCGATCCCAACGCCGACTACTCGGACCTCACGGTGCTGGAAATCGAAGGCGATACTCCCGCACAAGGGACCATCGACGGCATCTTCCCGTTGGGTACCACCGACGCGAACGGCTATTTTCTCCTGAATCTGCCTGCGAACGAACTGGAAAACGGCACGCTGACCCTGCTGTTGGTGCGCAACTTCGCCGACACGCTGGGCGCCGACCTGGACGCGGACAACGACGGAGTACTGGACGTAACACCCTGGACAGACCTGGTCGACGGCATTGCCGTGAACGACGGCGGGGCAGGCGACCAGACCTACGCGGTAACGTTAAACGTGGGCTACGACGGACTGTCGTTTGCACCCGGAGGGGCGTCCCGCCTGCCGAACGGAACCGATACTGATCAGACCAGCGACTGGACACGGAACGACTTTGATTTGGCCGGCATCGACGGTTACGAAGGGTCACCGGTACCGGGCGAAGCGTACAACACGCCGGGAGCACCGAACCAAGCCGTGGCCGCTCCGCTGCCTGCCATTGTGATCAACGAACTGGATGTGGATCAGGATGGAACCGATGCCGCTGAGTTCATCGAACTGTACGACGGTGGGGTAGGGAATACCGCGCTGAATGGCCTGGTGCTGGTGCTGTTCAACGGCAACGGCGACGAAGCCTACGGTGCCATTGCTCTGGATGGCTACACCACCGATGCGGAAGGCTACTTTGTGGTAGGAAGCGCCAACGTGGCTAATGTCGACTTGGTTGCATTCACGACCAACGGCCTGCAAAACGGTGCCGATGCGGTGGCGCTCTACCAGGGCGACGCGGCGGCCATCACTACGGTTACGACCGACGGGCTGATCGACGCGGTGGTCTACGGCACCAGCGACGCCGACGACGAAGGGCTTCTGGCGCTGTTGAATGCCGGCCAGCCCCAAGCCGACGAAAACGCCAACGGACAAGCCATCAGCGAATCGTTGCAGCGTCTGCCCAACGGCAGCGGAGGCCAGCGCAATACCGATACCTTCGGCGCGGCTGCACCCACCCCCGGCACTGAAAACGGTGGCGACGGCGGACCGGTGGAACCGCAACCCGGCCTGATTACGATTGCCGAGGCGCGTAACGCCGCCGACGATGCCGTGGTGACCATCCAGGGGATACTGACCGTTGCCGACGAATTCGGTGGACCGGCCTACATCCAGGACAGTACCGGTGGAATTGCCGTGTTCGATGCTGCCCTGCACGGCGGAACGTATCAGATCGGCGACGAAGTAAAACTCACTGGCGCACTCGATACCTACAACGGCCTGCGCGAAGTGGTAAGTGTAACGCACGATTCGCTGGTGAGCACCGGCAACAGCGTAACGCCTGCTGCCATCACCGTGGCGCAATTGGCCGCTTACGAAGGACAACTGGTAACGCTGCAAAACGTAAGCTTCCCCAACCCCGGCGACCTGTTTTGGCCCAATTCCAACTTTGTGATTACCGACGCTACCGGTTCGGGCGAGTTGCGGATCGATGCCGACGTAGAAGGCATTGCTGGGAAAGCCCAGCCGGAGACCTGCGAAGTAACGGGCGTAATCGGGCAATTCAACGGCACCCCGCAACTGCTGCCCCGTTTGGCGGGCGATCTGCCTTGCGCCGAAGACTTTGTACCGCCGACGGGCGATACCGACCTGCCGCTGGCGCAGACCCTCGATGTGGTGACCTGGAACGTCGAATGGTTCGGCAGTCCGAGCCAAGGGCCGACCAACGAAACTTTGCAGGCAGACAACGTGAAGCGCGTTCTCGACAGCCTCGACGCCGACGTGTATGCGTTGGAAGAAATCTCCGACAGCGCCCTGTTGCAGCAGGTGGTCGATCAGTTGCCGGGCTATGCGCTGGCGATCCAGACCGGTTACGTATCGTATCCGCCGAACGAGCCGCGTGAGTCGCAGAAACTGGCGTTCATCTACAAAACCGAAACCGTTTCGCCCGTTCGGACTCAGCCGCTACTCGACTGGCAGCATCCGTACTACAACGGTGGAGACGACAGCTACCTGACCGATTATCCCGCCGACGACCGGACCCGCTTCTTTGCCAGCGGACGCCTGCCGTTCCTGATGGTGGCGGACGTGACCATCGACGGGAGCACCGAGCGGATCTACTTCGTGGGGCTCCACGCCCGTGCCAACGGCAGCGACGCGCAACTAACCTACGACATGCGGAAATACGACGTGGAGCGTCTGAAAGCCGTGCTCGATACGTTGGGTGGCGGCACCGCCAACGTCATGCTGCTGGGCGACTACAACGACGACGTGGACGAAACGGTAGCCAATATCTCTTCTACCGTCACTTCGTATGCAGCCTACGTGCAGGACGATTCACTGAATCCGGGTGCCGATGGCAACTATTACGCCGTGCTGACGAGCAGCCTCAGCGACGCCGGTTTCCGGACCTACGTGTCGTACGAGAACGTGATCGACCACATCACCGTGACCGACGAGCTGACCGATAACTACATCGCGAACTCAGCTACTGTGCACTACGAAGTGTTTGCGGGCAACTCGGTCATTCCGAACTACGCCAGCACCACGTCCGACCACATGCCGGTATCGGTGCGATTGGTGCTCGAAAAAGCGCCTGCCCTGACGCTGGGAAGCTGTGTCTATACCGTGGAAGATTTCCCGGGTGCAGCTACGATCACCGCCCTCGATTCCGTCACGTATTGGGACTTCTTCCAACGCCGGGGTTCCTACACCGTGGGCGTTGCGACCGGAGTCCGCACCGACGGGCAGGCCGGAGCCTGGGAAATTCATAACGACTGCTCGATCAAACCGCTGCGGAAAAGTGGCAGCAAGCAGAACACGTCGCTGCTGCCCGACGTACTCGGTGCGAAGCGGAAAGATGGCTGGCACTACGAGCCGTACGCCATCAGCGACGACGGCGAGTACATCCTGGCCAATGCGATCAACACCGACGGCTACACCATTGGACGCTGGCGTGGCGTGGCGCCCGGCGCAACGCTGCCCGTGAAGTTCCGCATCGGGGGGCCGTTGCTGGGCCGGGTCTTCATCCTGTTAGGCACCGTCGACTGCGACGACCTGGCGATGGAGTGGACCGACGGACGTTACCTGCTCACCGGCTGCGATGCATCGGAGGAAGTGCCGACTCGTGTGATTGCTTCTGTACCGGTACAAACGGCCCAAACGCACCTGTATCCGAACCCGGCACGCCAGTCGATTACGGTACAGTTTGCCGAATCGCTTCAGAGCAACGCGACCCTGCGCGTCGTCGATGCCCTGGGACGCCTCTATGCCGAACGTACGGTGGAGGCCGGTCAGGTCGAGTACCAGGAGCAGCTTTCTAACTTGCCGTCAGGCATTTACTTCATGCAGGTCCAAACCGCCGAAGGCGTACAAAACCTGCGCTTCGTGAAGCAGTAA